One stretch of Nitrospira sp. SG-bin1 DNA includes these proteins:
- a CDS encoding UDP-N-acetyl-D-galactosamine dehydrogenase, with the protein MDKRGSRSIAVVGLGYVGLPIAVAFGKIAPVIGFDINRRKIEELQKGIDRTGEVSNNDLAAAQIRYTSEPSDLKIATFIIVAVPTPINEALQPDLTALQKASELIGKNLSSGTIVVYESTVYPGATEEVCLPILERTSGMKAGVDFKLGYSPERINPGDKEHTLEKIVKVVSAQDSESLDIVADTYALVVKAGIHRASSIKVAEAAKVIENTQRDLNIALMNELALIFHRLGIDTRSVLEAAGTKWNFLKFSPGLVGGHCIGVDPYYLTSKAESVGYHPQVILSGRRINNGMGKFVAEHTMKLLSQLSRPANELRVGVLGLTFKENVPDLRNSKVPDIISELREYGVEVLVHDPIAESEEAVAEYGIHLVQWKELKDLDGFIIAVAHKRFSDMNVVDLLRPLRDQKQGVVIDVKSILDPRYIPASIRYWRL; encoded by the coding sequence ATGGATAAGCGAGGATCACGTTCGATTGCCGTTGTAGGATTGGGCTATGTTGGCCTCCCGATTGCCGTGGCATTTGGGAAGATTGCTCCAGTTATCGGTTTTGATATCAATAGACGGAAGATCGAAGAGTTACAAAAGGGAATCGATCGGACTGGAGAGGTATCAAATAACGATTTGGCCGCTGCTCAAATAAGGTATACGTCTGAACCGTCAGACCTTAAAATAGCTACATTCATTATTGTTGCAGTTCCGACCCCTATTAATGAGGCGTTACAACCGGATCTTACCGCGCTCCAAAAAGCATCAGAACTGATTGGGAAGAATCTTTCTTCTGGAACGATCGTAGTCTATGAATCGACTGTATATCCAGGTGCCACCGAAGAGGTGTGTCTGCCGATCTTGGAACGAACGTCGGGCATGAAAGCAGGTGTAGACTTCAAATTAGGCTACTCACCGGAACGGATCAATCCTGGCGATAAGGAACATACGCTCGAAAAGATTGTCAAAGTAGTATCTGCACAAGATTCTGAATCTCTGGACATCGTGGCGGACACATATGCGTTGGTCGTGAAGGCGGGTATCCATCGAGCGTCCAGTATTAAAGTCGCAGAAGCGGCCAAGGTCATCGAAAATACTCAACGTGATCTGAATATTGCGTTGATGAACGAGCTTGCCTTGATTTTTCACCGCTTAGGAATAGATACCAGATCCGTTCTTGAAGCTGCAGGGACGAAGTGGAACTTTCTGAAGTTCTCTCCCGGTCTTGTCGGCGGTCATTGTATCGGAGTGGATCCATATTACTTAACGTCCAAGGCAGAATCGGTGGGGTATCACCCGCAAGTGATTCTTTCCGGTCGGCGCATTAACAATGGAATGGGAAAGTTCGTAGCAGAACACACGATGAAGCTGCTCAGCCAGTTATCGCGCCCCGCCAATGAACTTCGCGTGGGAGTGCTCGGCCTGACGTTCAAAGAAAATGTACCGGATCTTCGCAACAGCAAAGTACCCGATATCATTTCTGAGCTTCGCGAATATGGAGTTGAAGTGCTCGTGCATGATCCTATCGCGGAGAGTGAAGAAGCCGTGGCAGAATATGGAATTCATCTGGTTCAATGGAAGGAGTTGAAAGATCTTGATGGGTTCATCATCGCTGTGGCGCATAAGAGGTTTTCGGATATGAACGTGGTCGATCTCTTGAGGCCTCTTCGAGATCAGAAGCAAGGCGTCGTGATCGATGTCAAGAGCATCCTTGATCCACGCTACATTCCTGCGTCGATTAGATACTGGCGATTGTAA